In Denticeps clupeoides chromosome 1, fDenClu1.1, whole genome shotgun sequence, a single window of DNA contains:
- the fbxo4 gene encoding F-box only protein 4 translates to MNNESIVIRSFRNIKEKLFGNGKRSDVQNGENAQLEQECFLDLLPVDKQFLIMTFLSPQDLCLLGGTSRYWRALVRDPLLWRYFLLRDMPLWQSIDHVSMPKQLEALENPLTEGSDLQKHDFMGEYLKACPDCRSQWQQSKPTYEAVASFLKSLVVPNEPRFAMFGPGLEQLEVSLITNMMCMPHILRVEGTHQRQISGIGSGITFMFNQSRFNILVLYSTNRTERERARVEHAHVNSKLFIREEDQQQGKVLFRLLPHVQEVCQLVDGFIYVTNAETDRGFDGAEEARAQIRAMLQPDWGPTSRPLLVLSCVSNVWLSSQHTPCTSTAHQLELSLLPNPWMVQNTAAQTLSGLMDGFTWILRHAGQRN, encoded by the exons atgaacaacgAATCCATCGTTATACGGAGTTTTAGGAATATTAAGGAAAAGCTGTTTGGGAATGGGAAGCGTTCAGATGTCCAGAATGGAGAAAACGCGCAGCTTGAACAAGAGTGCTTTTTAGACCTCTTACCG GTGGACAAGCAGTTCCTCATCATGACCTTCTTGTCACCGCAAGATTTGTGTCTACTGGGGGGGACCAGTCGCTACTGGAGGGCGCTGGTTCGAGACCCCCTTCTGTGGCGATACTTCCTTCTGCGGGACATGCCCCTTTGGCAATCCATTGATCACGTGTCAATGCCTAAGCAGTTAGAAGCTCTTGAAAACCCTCTGACAGAGGGGTCTGATCTTCAGAAGCATGACTTCATGGGAGA GTATCTCAAGGCCTGTCCAGACTGCCGAAGTCAGTGGCAGCAGTCCAAGCCGACATACGAGGCAGTCGCATCGTTCCTAAAATCTCTGGTGGTGCCTAACGAACCACGCTTTGCCATGTTCGGGCCTGGATTGGAGCAGCTGGAGGTGTCCTTGATAACAAATATGATGTGTATGCCTCACATCCTGCGTGTGGAAGGAACACACCAAAGACAGATCAGTG gtatTGGATCGGGAATTACCTTTATGTTCAACCAGAGCAGGTTCAACATATTGGTTCTTTATTCAACTAACAG AACAGAGAGGGAAAGAGCTCGAGTAGAGCACGCCCATGTTAACAGTAAGCTCTTTATTCGTGAAGAAGACCAGCAGCAAGGCAAAGTGCTCTTCAGGCTTCTGCCTCATGTACAGGAAGTGTGCCAGCTTGTTGATGGCTTCATCTATGTAACAAATGCAGAAACGGATAGAG GTTTTGATGGTGCAGAGGAGGCTCGAGCCCAAATCAGAGCCATGCTCCAGCCAGACTGGGGCCCAACCTCACGTCCTCTGCTGGTGCTGTCATGTGTGTCCAATGTGTGGTTGAGCAGTCAGCACACCCCCTGCACCAGCACTGCCCATCAGCTTGAACTCAGCCTCCTGCCGAACCCCTGGATG GTCCAGAACACAGCAGCGCAAACACTGTCAGGACTGATGGATGGATTCACCTGGATTCTCAGACATGCAGGACAAAGAAATTAA